In Ascaphus truei isolate aAscTru1 chromosome 7, aAscTru1.hap1, whole genome shotgun sequence, one genomic interval encodes:
- the SUMO1 gene encoding small ubiquitin-related modifier 1, with translation MSDQEAKPSSEDLGDKKDGGDYIKLKVIGQDSSEIHFKVKMTTHLKKLKESYCQRQGVPMNSLRFLFEGQRISDHQTPKELGMEEEDVIEVYQEQTGGHSPV, from the exons ATGTCCGATCAG GAAGCAAAACCTTCTAGTGAGGATTTAGGAGACAAGAAAGACGGAGGAGATTATATTAAACTCAAAGTAATCGGACAG GACAGCAGCGAAATTCACTTCAAGGTAAAGATGACCACGCATCTGAAGAAGCTTAAAGAGTCGTACTGTCAGAGACAG GGTGTTCCTATGAATTCGCTCAGGTTTCTGTTCGAAGGGCAGAGGATCTCAGACCACCAGACCCCAAAAGAG CTGGGGATGGAAGAGGAAGATGTTATTGAAGTTTATCAGGAACAGACGGGGGGCCACTCGCCGGTTTAA